Part of the Paenibacillus kyungheensis genome, GATGTTTGTTTTCGAAGATATTGTCAATATCGACGATCGTTCAATTCAACGGATTGTACGGGATGTCGAGAATGCCGATCTTCAATTGGCACTCAAAGTGGCAAGCGAAGATGTACGCGAATCGGTATTCAAAAATATGTCCAAACGTATGGCTGAAACATTCAAAGAAGAAATGGAATTTATGGGGCCTGTCCGCTTGAAAGATGTAGAAGAAGCACAGACTCGTATAGTTGGAATTATTAGAAGACTTGAAGAGTCAGGTGAAATTATCATAGCACGCGGTGGAGGAGATGATATCATTGTCTAATTTGATCAAATCATCCCAATATATTCCGGTAGAAGTGCTTAAAAAGCTCGATTTCAGCCGTGATTATTACAAGCAATCTGATGGAGCTACTCAAGACACTTATACGGTTTCTCATCCACATGCTTATGATCAACCTCATGTGGATGAACATACCGTTCGTTTAAAAGAAGAAATGCTGACGGATGCCAAAGAATTTGCAGAACGTCAAGTACGTGAAGCAGCAGAAGAAGCAGAACGTATCCTCCAAAATGCTCAAGAAACGATAGCAGCTTGGTGGGAAGAACGTCGCCAGCAAGATGAACATTTGATTGAAGCGATCAAAGTACAAGCTTTTCAAGAAGGCTTTGAAGAAGGTCGAGAACGTGTAGAAGCAGAAATGCAAATTCATATGAGTGAAGTTATGCAAGAAGCACAAACAGTTCTTGGTCAAGCTTATGAAGCAAAAGAACAAATTATTCAAGAAGCAGAACCTTTTTTAGTTAATCTAAGTTGCGGTATAGCTGAAAAAGTAATCAATAAAAAGCTTGAAGAACAACAAGATTATGTAATTGATCTCATCAAAAGAACACTAGCTCGTAAACGCGAACAAGGTGTTATCACATTATGTATTAGTCCTAGTCAATTTGATTTTGTACATGCTGCTAGAGAAGAGTTAACACTGTCAATCGATTCTCAAGCAGAACTTCAAATCTTACCGGATTCGACGGTAACCGATCGCGGATGTGTCATTCGGTCAGCATTTGGTAGTGTAGATGCTCGTATTGATACTCAACTAAGCGAAATTAAAAAAGAATTGGTTCGCTTAGCGCTTCATGACGAAGAGCGGGGGAATAGTAATGCAGGATCTTAATTCTTCAAGGTATTTAGAATATCTCAAACAACTTGATCCAGTTCGTATTAATGGCAAGGTCACTCAAGTAATTGGATTAATGGTTGAGTCTGAAGGGCCGGACGCAAGTATTGGTGATGTGTGTTACATCTATCCAACCAAAGGTATTGCTCCTTTAAGAGCAGAAGTTGTTGGCTTTCGAGATAATAAAGTGCTATTGATGCCACTCGGTGAATTACAATCGATTGGCCCTGGATGCGATGTTGTAGGTACAGGTAAACCACTTACTGTTCAAGTAGGTTCAGAACTACTAGGTAAAGTGCTAGATGGATTGGGTCAACCTTTAGATGGTTCATTGATTCCAGCTAGAATGACTCATTATTCTACATTCAATACACCACCTAATCCACTTTCAAGACCAAGGGTTCAAGATCCTATCAGTATAGGAGTAAGAGCAATAGACGGTCTGCTTACAATAGGCAAAGGTCAACGTGTAGGTATCTTCGCTGGTTCTGGTGTTGGTAAAAGTACGTTAATGGGAATGATTGCTCGTAATACAGAAGCAGATGTGAATGTCATTGCACTTATTGGAGAACGTGGACGCGAAGTACGCGATTTTATCGAACGCGATCTTGGTCCAGAAGGTCTACAACGTTCTGTAGTTATCGTAGCTACATCTGATCAACCTGCACTCATTCGTATCAAAGGTGCTTTGATTGCTACAACGATAGCTGAATATTTCAGAGATCGTGGAATGAATGTGATGTTCATGATGGACTCTGTCACTCGTTATGCTATGGCTCAACGTGAAGTAGGGTTAGCAGTTGGTGAACCACCAGCAATGAGAGGATATACTCCATCTGTATTTGCAGGCTTACCTAAATTGCTAGAACGAGCAGGTACAGGGCCTACAGGCTCTATCACAGCTTTCTATACGGTGTTGGTAGATGGTGATGATATGAACGAACCGATCGCCGATGCAGTCAGAGGTATCTTAGACGGCCATATTGTACTAAACCGTTCTATTGCGAATAAAGGACAGTTCCCAGCTATTGATGTCTTGGCAAGTATTAGCCGGGTTATGAAAGACATTGTAGAAGAAGAACAGACAGATGCAGCAGATAACATGAAACGATTAATGTCTGTTTTTAAAGAATCCGAAGATTTGATTAATATTGGTGCTTATCAAAAAGGATCAAGTCCTGATATTGATGAAGCCATTGAACGTATACAGGATATATGGAGATTTACCAAACAAAAAGTACATGAAAAAACGACACTATCTGGAGCACAAGAACAGATGATTGCCGAATTTGCGAGGAGCTGATAAATTATGAAATTCCAGTATACTTTTCAAAAAGTTGTTGATATTAAATCAAGTGCAAAAAACCAGGCAGAATGGCTCCTATCTTCAGCACTGGGAGAATTACAAGCACAGGAACAAACATTAGATCAACTGCTGGAAGATCAGGGTCGCACGTTGGAAATGATTAATCAGGCAATTGAAAATAGAGCACCTATTTCTGAATTGCAAGATTTACAGCGTTACGTCGTTTATCTAGACCAATGCATATCGCGCAAAATTGTTGATATTCGTGAAGCTCAAGTAGAAGTAGAACACAAAAAACTTCATTTGACTGAAAAAATGGTAGATGAAAAAGTATGGCTACAAGCTAAAGACAAAGCAAAGACTAAATTCAATCATGAATATATGGTTCGTGAACAAAACGATCTTGATGAAATGGCTACAGTACGGTATGTAATGAACTCCAAGTAATATATACACCAAACTATACCTGAATGACGCTAATAAGAAATAAGCATGTTGTGATCAAGGAGGTTTACCGTGGCGAAGAAAAGTCCAGAAATGGAAGTAGAAAAGGAATCAGGCGGAATGGGAAGATTCCTTTTTATTGCGACTCCAATTCTGTTTACCCTTGTATTAGTTGGCGTAATTGTTATGTTATTTAACGTAGATTTACGTAATAGTATGTTTAGTACACTAGACAAAATTCCTATAGTGAAAAATTGGGTGCCTTCTGCCGATAAAGATAGTAGTGCTACTGCAAGTACTACTCAATCAGAAAGTGATAGTGCTACAGTAGATAAATTAAAAAAAGAACTTGCTGCTTCCAAAGCAACTCAAGAAGAACAAGCAAAAGAAATTGAGACTCTTAAAAAGAATGCTACAACAAATACGAACGGAACATCGACAACACCGGCAACGACTGGAACCACACCAGCAACTACAGGCACGACAACGGGAACAACAGCTACAGGTACTACGAGTACAGGCACATCAACACTTAATGATTATCAAAAACAAGTTAAAAATGTTGCGAAAATATACTCTAATATGAGTTCTTCCAAAGCAGCAGCAATTTTGCAAAATATGACTACACCTCAACAAGTAGAAATATTAAATGCAATGAATGCGACAGACCAAGCAGGAATTTTGCAAAAAATGGATGCCAAAGTTGCTTCAGTGACTTCGCTAGCTTTGCAAAATGCTACAACAACAGTAGCTCCTACACCAGCTTCATCTACTACGAGTTCTAAATTAGATGATCAAGCATTGGCTCAAACATTTACAAGTATGCCAGCAGCTAGTGCAGCAGATTTATTATTGCAAACAGCTAAAGGTAGCCAGGCGAAAGTATTGAAAGTGTTAAACACAATGGATGACACTACAAGAGCAGGAATTCTTTCTGCGATGTCTACCAAAGATCCAGCAGCAACAGTGAAAATTATTAATCAGCTTATGGCAGGTAATTAATAATGATAAGAACAGTCGGAAGCATTTCCTATTGTATGGCTATAGGGCACAGTTGGGAAGTCTGTCTTATTAACCTTTTCCTTAAAGGAGGTGATAATAAATGAGTATGATACTTCAAAACTTATTAGGCAATGCAGGCGCAACGACGGCAACCAAAGCATCAGGTACGAATGCAGCTTCGGCTCCAGGATTTAATCAAGCTCTTGTGCAAGTAATGGGGACAAACGGTACACCAGCTAATCCATTAGCTCAAACAGCTTCTGGAATTATGGGTACAGCTGCTTCTTTATTAGAAACACTACAGGCGATGATTTCTGGTGGTCAGCAATCTACTGATGTTACAGGTGAGGGTACAGATGGAGAACAAGTTGAAAAAGTAGGTAAACTTCTAGATGACTTGTTAGACAAACTGCAAGATATGGACCAAGCGATTACAACGGATCCTGCTCTTGTTCAATCATTACAAGGTTGGTTAACACAAGTTCAACAAGTTTTATCTGGTTCTTCAGAACAGACTTCTTCTACAGAAGGAACAGAAGCACAAAATGTAACAGATGCTAACGTTTTGAATACAGGTCAGGAAGCGATGAACAATCTAGCGAAAAACCCGGAAACACTTCGCTTTGCAGTTGCAGATGCTGTGACACAAATTGTAGATACTTTACAAGCTGTTAAAAATGGTACACAAGCTGCTAATCCTGAACTTGAACAATTGCTAACAGGATTACAAACAATGTTGCAAAAAGCGAGTACTCAAACACCTGATGCAGTAACAACTTCTGTAAATAATCAAGGAGCTATTATCACAGCACCTAAAGATGAAGCCAAAGCTAATACAGCGGCACAGATCACAGTAGTGGATGAAACGAAAAAAGCTGCTGAACAAGGTGCAGTACAAAGCATTGTTCAAAATGCTGCGAAAGATGCAAGTGGAGATCAAGCTGCAACATCTGATCAATCAGACGAGCAACCTGAACCAGTAGTGATGACTGTAGGACAATTTGCAATGCGTGCTGAAGCTGCTCCAACCGCTAAAGTTGTAGTGCCAACTACTACAGTGAACATTCAGAACTTTCCAGATGAAATGAGTAAATTTATCGTTAACAAATTAGACGTTCAACAAGTTAAAGGAATGTCTGAAGCGACTATCTCTTTAAACCCGGAAAACTTGGGTCAAGTAGATGTCAAAATTACGATACAAAATGGTCAAGTGTTGGCTCAGTTTATTACTGAAAAGCATATGGCTAAAGATATGTTAGATCAGCAAATGTCTCAATTACGTTCAGCACTTCAATCTCAAGGGCTTCAAGTTGAAAAGCTAGAAGTTACACAAAGTTCTTCATTACAATCACAGATGTATAACGGCGGACAAGGATTTGGTTCTAGTGCAGGTCAACAACAATCCGGAAGACGTTCTAACGGAAGAGAAGAACAAAATGACGATGCAATCCTTGCTGTTGAGTTAAATGGTGAATTGAAAGAATGGCGCGAAGAAACAAAAGCAGCTACAGCATCAAGCACTATGAATTACGGTAGTACGTATGTAGCGAAAGCATAAACGAACGGAGGTGAATATAATTGGCAGATGCAATATCAACATCCAACATGTGGCCTAATTATTCAACAGGCAATGTACAAAAAGCAGCATCGACAAGTAAAAGTGAACTAGGTAAAGATCAATTTCTAACTATCTTAGTCGCTCAATTGAAAAACCAAGATCCAATGTCTCCTATGGAAAACACAGAATTTATCGGACAGATGGCTCAGTTCTCCTCACTAGAACAATTGATTAATATCGGTAAAAAAATTGATTCTGTAGGTTCATCTGTAGATAATTCACTCGGAGCTTCTTCACAATTGATCGGTAAAAAAATCACGTGGCCTGAAGAAAAAACCGATAGTGCAACAGGTGAAAAAACAACAACGTATCAATCCGGAGTTGTAGGATCAATCGTTCTCAAAGCTGGCGTGCAATATGCGCAGGTAGGAGAAAATGCGGTTCCGCTTAGTATCATTGCTATGGTAGAAGCAGCAAATGCAACGACTACACCAACCAAAACAGATACAACAACGCCTACACCAGCGACAACAACACCATCAGGCGTAACTGAGACACCAACAGCACCTGTAGAAACAACAACACCAGCTACAACAACTGAACCAGCAGCAACAACGCCTACTACAACTACCGAAGAAACAGCTACTCCATCTTCAGGAGAACAAGCAAGTACGCCTACAGAAGCAACACCGACAACACCAGAACCTGTAACGGATACAACAACACCGGCTAGTGAAGAAGGTTCATCATGAGTGGTCCTATCCAAGTAGGTCAGTTATATCCGACTAATCTCAATTCAGGTCTACTGGGACGTACTAAAAATGTAAACAACGAAAATTCAACATCTGACTTTCAAAATATTTTAGATAACAAATTACTAAAGTTCAGCAATCATGCTTCTAAACGATTAGAGCAGCGAGGAATAGAACTTAGTGCAGATCAGTTAAAAAGTGTAAATCAAGCAATAGATAAAGCCGCTGCCAAAGGTGCTAAAGAGTCACTGATACTCATGCAGAATAGCGTTGCTTTAATAGTGAATGTACCCAATCGGACCGTTGTTACCGCCATGGATGGCAAATCAATGAAAGACAACGTTTTTACTCAAATTGACAGTGCCGTAATTATTTGATTGCTGACTGGACCATCACTGGAAAGTCAGGAGACTGCCGACCGACTGAAGCAGTCTCAACCCACTAATTGAACATCCATAGGAGGAAACACAATGTTAAGATCTTTATATTCAGGAATTTCAGGTATGAAAGGCTTTCAAACAAAATTAGATGTTATTGGTAACAATATTGCCAATGTAAATACAGTAGGTTTCAAACAATCTCGCGTTATGTTCCAGGATATTTTGAGCCAAACAGTCAAAGGAACTTCGGCTCCTACAGATACAGCGGGTGGTGTAAATGCTCAACAAATCGGGTTGGGTTCATCTGTATCTTCTATCGATACTCTTCATTTAGCAGGTAGTGCACAGACAACAAACAACCCTACAGACTTACGTCTAGATGGTGATGGATTCTTCGCTGTTAAATTATCTGAAGATCAAGAAACTCCTTATTTAACGCGCGCAGGGGACTTTCACGTCGATGCTAACCGTAACCTTGTAACTTCTGATGGTGCTTATGTAGTAGATAGTGATGGCGCTCCTGTAGTCGTTGGAGAAGAAGCAACTTCATTCACTATTCAGCAAAATGGTCAATTATTGTATACATTGGCTGATGGTACAACAGCTACTGGGCAGACTTTGGGAGTTGCTAAAGTGACTAACCCTGAAGGTTTGGAAAAAATTGGAGGTAGCTTGTATCGTGTAACACCAAATGCGATCACTGATGGTGCAATCGAATTGACTACAGCTAATAATGCTGAAACAGGTACAGGTTCAATCGTAGCAGGTCAGCTTGAAATGTCTAACGTTGATTTGACAAGTGAATTTACAGAAATGATCGTAGCTCAACGTGGTTTCCAAGCGAACTCTCGTATTATTACAACGTCTGACTCTATTCTTGAAGAAATCGTTAACTTGAAACGATAATTAATTAAAGGTTCGAGAAGGATAGTGCTATCCTTCTCATCCTTTTGCTGTATAAGGACATTTTTTGAGGAGGGGCAAAATGATCCCTGTAACAAGATTGAATGGCTCACCGATGTGGCTTAACTCTCTATTGATCGAGATGATCGAAGAGACACCGGATACGTATGTCACATTAACTACAGGTAAGCGAATTATCGTTTTAGAAAAAGCAGATCAATTAAACAAGCTCATCCACAAATATAATAAAAGTATAGGTACACTGACAGGAACTATTAAAGTGCAGCATATGGAGGAATTATCATGAAGAAGTTACTACCTTGGATCGTTAGCGGGGTATTAGCAGTAGGATTAATCGGTGTGGTCGCATATTTCTTGATGGGGAATATGTTTGGAGAAAAAGAGCCAGTAAGTGCAGCGGCTGCTGCCGCAGCTGAAAAAGAAGCATTATCTAAAATGACTGCTTCTGAAATTGCTGATGTTTCTTCGACAATAGACGATATTAAAACGAACTTGGGTGATCCTTCATATGTAGTCAATATGAGTTTCTCATTCCAACTTCAAGATGCCAAAACAAAAGAAGCTTTTGAATTAATTAAAGACTTGAAAGTGAAGCCATTAATTATCAAAACACTTGCTGATACGAACCCAGATGCTTTGAACGGAGCAAAAGGAAAAGATGCTCTTAATGATAAGTTGCTTAAATTGATCAACAGTTCTCTTCCAGAAGACGGAGGTAAAGTCGTAGATATTGAGATTACTAATTTTATTGTGAGTGCGATTTAATCTTGGAATAAGATAGTTCTCATTATAAATAAACTAGCAAGGGGGGTGAGATTATGGTAGATGTATTATCCCAAAATGAGATAGATGCTCTTCTAGCAGCACTTTCTTCCGGTGAGATGGATGCAGAAGAACTAAAAAAAGAAGATACACAGAAAAAGGTTAGAGCATATGATTTTAAACGGGCTGTCCGTTTTTCGAAAGATCATATTCGAAGTTTGACAAGGATTCACGAAAACTTTGCCAGATATCTGACCACCTATTTTTCTGCTCAACTTCGTACTTTTGTTCAAATTAGCGTTGTACAGGTAGAACAGCTTCCTTACGATGAATTTATTCGTTCTATTCCTAAAATGACGATACTTAATATTTTTGAAGCTGAACCACTTGAAGGTAGAATGGTTATGGAAGTTCATCCTAATATTGCTTATGCGATGTTAGATCGCTTACTTGGTGGTGTAGGAAACGCTCCTTCAAAAATAAATGCGTTGACAGAAATTGAGACGACTATTATCGAAAGAGTGTTCAGCCGTACATTTGATAGTTTGCAAGAAGCGTGGAAAACCGTTATTGATCTTTCACCAAGAATGGAAGCACTAGAGACCAATCCTCAATTTATGCAGATTGTCTCACCCAATGAAACGATAGCCTTGATCTCACTAAGCACCAAAATCGGTGATACTACAGGAATGATCAACTTATGTATTCCTCACGTAGTCATTGAACCAATTATGACCAAACTATCTGCGCATCACTGGTTCGTTTCTCAGAAAAAAGAGCCTGCTCCTGAAGAGGTAGAAGCTCTACAACATCGTGTGAATCGTGCTACATTGCCTGTTATTGCTGAATTAGGAGAATCTAACTTATCTATTCAGGAGTTTATCGGGTTATCGATAGGCGATGTGATTTCTTTAAACAAACCGGTACATGATGCTTTATCGATCAAAATTGGTAACAAAGTTAAATTTATTGGTAGTCCGGGAACTGTAAAAGACCGGGTAGCTATACAGATTGATGAAATTGTGAGTGAAGGAGTGGAAGATTTTGACGAGTAAGGATTATTTGTCACAAGAAGAAATCGACGCTTTGCTAAAACAGTCTGCAAGCGATGATGATACTTCTTCGTCATCGTCTGTCAAAACGGTAGACGACTTTTTGACTCCTATGGAGCAGGATGCTCTTGGTGAGATTGGTAATATTACTTTTGGTAGTGCAGCGACAGCTTTATCTACACTACTTGGACAAAAAGTAGATATTACAACTCCTCAAGTAGGAATTATCACACGTCCTGAGTTTGAAAATGAATTTCCAAAACCACATGTTGCTGTTCATGTTGAATATGTAGATGGATTTCAAGGTATCAATTCATTAGTAATTCAAACAAGAGATGCACAGGTAATCGCTGATCTGATGTTAGGCGGCGAAGGAGATCCGAAAGACGAAGAATTAAATGAGATTCATATTAGTGCTGTTCAAGAAGCGATGAATCAGATGATGGGTTCTTCCGCAACTTCAATGTCTACTATTTTTAACCGCTTTGTTAATATTTCACCACCGGGAATTGATATCCTTGATGTAAGCAATGATCAAGGTGTAACCATGCTTCCTAATGATGAGACATTAATCAAAATCTCATTCCGACTTTTGATTGGTGATTTGATTGATTCTACAATCATGCAATTGTTGACAGTCAAATTTGCTAAATATATGGTAGATATATTAATTAATGGAGGTGTTGAAGAAACTGTAGCCGAACCAGAAGTTCCAGTCGCACCACCAGCACCTACGGCTGCCGTACCACCTCAACAGGCTCCACAGCAACCCGTTGCACCGCCTGCTATGCCACAACCTGGTATGCAACCGGATTATGGCCAACAGCCTCCATACGGAGCGCCTGAACAACCATATCCACCATACCCGCCGTATCCGCAGTATCCACCAGGGTACGCGATGCCGCCACAGCCTTATCCACCACAGGCTCCACAGCATTACGGTGGTATGGCTGGACGAGAGGTTAATGTTCAACCAGTTCAATTTGCAAACTTCCAATCACCATCAGTAACAAACATGGATGAAAATAATTTGAACTTATTGATGGACATACCGCTCAAAGTAACCGTAGAATTAGGTAGAACCCAAAAGCAGATTAAAGATATCCTCGAATTGTCTCAGGGCGCAATTATTGAACTAGACAAATTGGCAGGTGAACCAGTAGACATCCTTGTAAATAACAAACTGATCGCCAAAGGCGAAGTTGTTGTTATTGATGAAAACTTTGGTGTTCGTGTTACGGATATCATCAGCCAATGGGACCGCATTCAAAAAATACAATAATGATCATTTAGGGAGGATTTTAAATCAATGGCAAACCGAATTCTTATCGTGGACGATGCAGCTTTTATGAGAATGATGATTCGAGACATTTTGAGTAAAAACGGATATGAAGTAGTGGGGGAAGCACAAGATGGCTCACAAGCTATCGAGAAATTTAAAGAATTGCGTCCTGATTTAATTACTATGGATATCACAATGCCTGAAATGGATGGTATCGCTGCTCTTAAAGAAATTAAAAAGCTAGATGCAGCTGCAAAAGTAATTATGTGTTCTGCGATGGGGCAACAAGCAATGGTTATTGATGCTATTCAAGCAGGAGCTAAAGATTTTATTGTTAAACCCTTCCAGGCTGACCGCGTTATCGAAGCTATTAGCAAAACGCTTGGCGTGTAGGAGATTATTCCCATGTCAGGTGAAACAGCCACAATGGGAGGAACAGGCGATTATTTCCTAAGCATAGTCTGGGTTATAATCGTCTTGGCTGTAATTATAGCGCTCATTATTTTATTGCTTAAATTTCTTGGTCGCAAAAGTCAAACCTGGTTATCACGTCGTGCAATACGCACAATCGGCGGGGTAGCAATGGGACCAAATAAATCATTACAAGTTATTGAAATTGGTAGCAGTATATATTTAGTTGGCGTTGGAGATGATATTACGTTAGTAGATAAAATCTCTGATCCAGAAGAAGCTATGCTGATTATCAATTCATTTCAGACAGAAGCGGTGGAGCAGAAAAATATTCTTTCTCCACTGATCTCCAAAATCAGTGAAAGATTTCGTCCAAAATCGGATGTACAAGAAGAGGAGTTAGGCGAAACAGAAGCTTTTCAAGAAGTATTTGAAAGCAAGCTACGTCAAATTCCAAATCGCAAACAGAAGATGGAAGAGCTGATGAAGGAGGAAAACTCTACAGATCGGTCGAGGGATTCATGAAAAAAAAGCTGATTATAACGCTCGTACTGCTTTTTATCGTTAGTCTGACATCTGTAAGTTCAGCATTTGCCACTGCCGATCCGATACCTAATATTGATATTCAGATCGGCAATGATAGTGGCTCAGGAGATGCAGCACCAGCAACTAGCTCGTTATCTATCCTGTTGCTGCTTACCATTATCAGTGTTGCGCCAGCATTTTTGGTCTTAATGACCAGTTTTACACGTATTGTTATCGTGCTCAGCTTTGTCCGGACGTCGCTCGGGACTAACCAGATGCCTCCTAACCAGGTATTGGTGGGGCTGGCTTTATTTTTAACTATTTTTATAATGTCGCCGGTATTATCAACAATGAATCAAACAGCACTTCAACCTTATTTAAAAGGTAGCATCACACAGACAGAAGCTTTGAAAGCTGCTGAAATACCGATTAAAGAATTTATGTTCAAACATACACGTGAGAAAGATTTACTTCTTTTCCTCAATTACACTGGTGCAGAAAAACCTAGCAATATTCAAGATATTCCGCTTACGGTTATGGTGCCTTCTTACGCAATCAGTGAATTGAAAACAGCTTTTCAAATGGGCTTTATGATTTTCATACCGTTTCTAGTTATTGATATTGTAGTAGCCAGTGTACTGATGGCTATGGGTATGATGATGCTACCGCCGATTATGATCTCATTACCGTTTAAAATTTTACTGTTCGTTCTCGTAGACGGATGGTATTTGGTCGTTAAGTCCCTCTTACTCAGCTTCAATTAGCGAAGTTAGAGATGTTCCTAATTAAGGGAGGTTAATCATGAGTTCGGAGTTTATCATCGGTATGGCGGGACAGGCAGTGTATACAGTACTCAAAGTCAGCGCACCGATGCTTGTACTTGGACTTGTAGTCGGTCTATTAGTAAGTATTTTTCAGGCGACTACGCAAATTCAGGAGCAAACGCTTGCCTTTGTACCTAAAATCGTGGCTGTTATGCTTGCACTTCTGCTATTCGGTCCATGGATACTGAGTGTTTTAGTAGATTACACGTATAATATTCTCGACAATTTATACAAATATGTCGGTTAGGCTGATTGCTTATGGAGATGTTACAGCAAAGTTTTCCTGTTTTTTTGCTTGTTTTTTGTCGAATGATTGCTTTTTTTGTAGTTTCACCCGTCTTTTCATCAAAAGGGGTTCCAAATACGTTTAAAGTAGGCATTGCATTTTTTATCTCGCTTCTGATTTATCTGATCAAAAGCACAACGGTAACGGTATCCGAAAGCCCTGAAATTTATATTCTGCTCGTGATGAGAGAAGTTATGATTGGCTTGATGCTTGGATATGTAGCATATTTAATGTTTACTGTTATACAAATGGCTGGTGCGTTTATTGATATTCAAACAGGTTTTGGTATCGCTAGCGTACTTGATCCATTAACAGGTGCTTCTTCACCTCTATTCGGTAATCTGAAATATATGATTGCAATGCTTTTATTTTTGAGCATGAATGGTCATCATTATTTAATTCAGTCGGTACTTTATAGTTATGACTGGATTCCAATTGATTCTGAAATTATGAGTAAGATGATGGACGGCTCGATGAGTGAGTTTTTGATACGAACATTTAGCAATTCGTTTTTAA contains:
- a CDS encoding FliH/SctL family protein produces the protein MSNLIKSSQYIPVEVLKKLDFSRDYYKQSDGATQDTYTVSHPHAYDQPHVDEHTVRLKEEMLTDAKEFAERQVREAAEEAERILQNAQETIAAWWEERRQQDEHLIEAIKVQAFQEGFEEGRERVEAEMQIHMSEVMQEAQTVLGQAYEAKEQIIQEAEPFLVNLSCGIAEKVINKKLEEQQDYVIDLIKRTLARKREQGVITLCISPSQFDFVHAAREELTLSIDSQAELQILPDSTVTDRGCVIRSAFGSVDARIDTQLSEIKKELVRLALHDEERGNSNAGS
- the fliI gene encoding flagellar protein export ATPase FliI, whose protein sequence is MQDLNSSRYLEYLKQLDPVRINGKVTQVIGLMVESEGPDASIGDVCYIYPTKGIAPLRAEVVGFRDNKVLLMPLGELQSIGPGCDVVGTGKPLTVQVGSELLGKVLDGLGQPLDGSLIPARMTHYSTFNTPPNPLSRPRVQDPISIGVRAIDGLLTIGKGQRVGIFAGSGVGKSTLMGMIARNTEADVNVIALIGERGREVRDFIERDLGPEGLQRSVVIVATSDQPALIRIKGALIATTIAEYFRDRGMNVMFMMDSVTRYAMAQREVGLAVGEPPAMRGYTPSVFAGLPKLLERAGTGPTGSITAFYTVLVDGDDMNEPIADAVRGILDGHIVLNRSIANKGQFPAIDVLASISRVMKDIVEEEQTDAADNMKRLMSVFKESEDLINIGAYQKGSSPDIDEAIERIQDIWRFTKQKVHEKTTLSGAQEQMIAEFARS
- the fliJ gene encoding flagellar export protein FliJ is translated as MKFQYTFQKVVDIKSSAKNQAEWLLSSALGELQAQEQTLDQLLEDQGRTLEMINQAIENRAPISELQDLQRYVVYLDQCISRKIVDIREAQVEVEHKKLHLTEKMVDEKVWLQAKDKAKTKFNHEYMVREQNDLDEMATVRYVMNSK
- a CDS encoding TIGR02530 family flagellar biosynthesis protein, whose product is MSGPIQVGQLYPTNLNSGLLGRTKNVNNENSTSDFQNILDNKLLKFSNHASKRLEQRGIELSADQLKSVNQAIDKAAAKGAKESLILMQNSVALIVNVPNRTVVTAMDGKSMKDNVFTQIDSAVII
- a CDS encoding magnesium transporter MgtE N-terminal domain-containing protein, producing the protein MAKKSPEMEVEKESGGMGRFLFIATPILFTLVLVGVIVMLFNVDLRNSMFSTLDKIPIVKNWVPSADKDSSATASTTQSESDSATVDKLKKELAASKATQEEQAKEIETLKKNATTNTNGTSTTPATTGTTPATTGTTTGTTATGTTSTGTSTLNDYQKQVKNVAKIYSNMSSSKAAAILQNMTTPQQVEILNAMNATDQAGILQKMDAKVASVTSLALQNATTTVAPTPASSTTSSKLDDQALAQTFTSMPAASAADLLLQTAKGSQAKVLKVLNTMDDTTRAGILSAMSTKDPAATVKIINQLMAGN
- the flgG gene encoding flagellar basal body rod protein FlgG, which gives rise to MLRSLYSGISGMKGFQTKLDVIGNNIANVNTVGFKQSRVMFQDILSQTVKGTSAPTDTAGGVNAQQIGLGSSVSSIDTLHLAGSAQTTNNPTDLRLDGDGFFAVKLSEDQETPYLTRAGDFHVDANRNLVTSDGAYVVDSDGAPVVVGEEATSFTIQQNGQLLYTLADGTTATGQTLGVAKVTNPEGLEKIGGSLYRVTPNAITDGAIELTTANNAETGTGSIVAGQLEMSNVDLTSEFTEMIVAQRGFQANSRIITTSDSILEEIVNLKR
- a CDS encoding flagellar hook capping FlgD N-terminal domain-containing protein, encoding MADAISTSNMWPNYSTGNVQKAASTSKSELGKDQFLTILVAQLKNQDPMSPMENTEFIGQMAQFSSLEQLINIGKKIDSVGSSVDNSLGASSQLIGKKITWPEEKTDSATGEKTTTYQSGVVGSIVLKAGVQYAQVGENAVPLSIIAMVEAANATTTPTKTDTTTPTPATTTPSGVTETPTAPVETTTPATTTEPAATTPTTTTEETATPSSGEQASTPTEATPTTPEPVTDTTTPASEEGSS
- a CDS encoding flagellar hook-length control protein FliK encodes the protein MSMILQNLLGNAGATTATKASGTNAASAPGFNQALVQVMGTNGTPANPLAQTASGIMGTAASLLETLQAMISGGQQSTDVTGEGTDGEQVEKVGKLLDDLLDKLQDMDQAITTDPALVQSLQGWLTQVQQVLSGSSEQTSSTEGTEAQNVTDANVLNTGQEAMNNLAKNPETLRFAVADAVTQIVDTLQAVKNGTQAANPELEQLLTGLQTMLQKASTQTPDAVTTSVNNQGAIITAPKDEAKANTAAQITVVDETKKAAEQGAVQSIVQNAAKDASGDQAATSDQSDEQPEPVVMTVGQFAMRAEAAPTAKVVVPTTTVNIQNFPDEMSKFIVNKLDVQQVKGMSEATISLNPENLGQVDVKITIQNGQVLAQFITEKHMAKDMLDQQMSQLRSALQSQGLQVEKLEVTQSSSLQSQMYNGGQGFGSSAGQQQSGRRSNGREEQNDDAILAVELNGELKEWREETKAATASSTMNYGSTYVAKA